A single genomic interval of Vicinamibacteria bacterium harbors:
- a CDS encoding OsmC family protein, translating into MTGTLGRALEVRGIPSYPDKLSSTVEGDIEEVDGIMRITKLRIRYRIKLPAGKKEEANRALSVHERSCPAAMTVKGCVDIEWTAELEDE; encoded by the coding sequence ATGACGGGCACTCTCGGGCGCGCGCTGGAAGTGCGCGGAATTCCAAGCTATCCCGACAAGCTCTCGTCTACGGTCGAGGGGGATATCGAAGAGGTGGACGGCATCATGAGAATCACGAAGCTTCGGATTCGCTATCGCATCAAGCTTCCCGCGGGAAAGAAGGAGGAGGCCAATCGAGCGCTCTCGGTCCACGAGCGCAGTTGCCCGGCGGCGATGACGGTCAAGGGCTGCGTGGACATCGAGTGGACGGCGGAGCTCGAGGATGAGTGA
- a CDS encoding flavin reductase family protein, with the protein MSEVTLRDVMRTFPQGVVVVTAPSEEGPRGITVSSFTSVSLTPPRVVICIMRDSRAHDAIDRGGFVVNILSDRQGSLSDHFATPNLTSEQQFEGLSRRGLYLDGCLGYLGCRVVERLVQGTHTLFVGEVETCSLGAEGGPLVFFGREYWGLGENVFTRS; encoded by the coding sequence ATGAGTGAAGTCACGCTGCGCGATGTCATGCGCACCTTTCCGCAAGGGGTGGTCGTCGTGACCGCACCGAGCGAGGAGGGTCCCCGGGGAATCACGGTGAGCTCGTTCACCTCGGTGAGCTTGACTCCACCCCGAGTCGTGATTTGCATCATGAGGGACTCCCGGGCGCACGATGCCATCGACCGCGGGGGCTTCGTCGTCAACATTCTCTCCGATCGCCAGGGCTCGCTCTCCGATCACTTCGCCACTCCGAACCTCACCTCCGAACAGCAATTCGAAGGGCTGTCGCGCCGGGGCCTCTATCTGGATGGTTGTCTCGGCTATCTGGGATGTCGCGTCGTGGAACGGCTGGTGCAGGGGACTCACACTCTCTTCGTGGGCGAGGTCGAAACGTGCTCGCTCGGAGCCGAGGGTGGACCGCTGGTCTTCTTTGGGCGTGAATACTGGGGTCTTGGTGAAAACGTCTTCACAAGGAGTTGA
- a CDS encoding 4-vinyl reductase → MNQLLDSLTFEPSGGSLSLQSARYFIVRPTLLVDLQKSIEALLGHEAGQIMTQTAAIEGAALAGRYRDAFGYSSEQVIGSVAFMLSELGWGAVSVEMTNLEGREMVFKVMESPFAEPYGPSTQPVCHLLLGTFQGIAMTIFESEATGMEVQCLAKGDSCCRFVVSA, encoded by the coding sequence GTGAATCAGCTTTTGGATAGCCTGACTTTCGAGCCATCCGGTGGGAGTCTGTCGCTTCAGAGCGCGCGTTATTTCATCGTTCGGCCAACGCTCCTCGTCGACCTCCAGAAGAGCATCGAAGCCCTGCTCGGTCACGAAGCCGGTCAGATCATGACCCAAACGGCCGCCATCGAAGGCGCGGCCCTCGCGGGTCGCTATCGTGACGCTTTCGGCTACTCCTCGGAACAGGTGATCGGTTCCGTTGCCTTCATGCTCTCGGAGCTGGGTTGGGGTGCCGTCAGCGTCGAGATGACGAATCTCGAAGGTCGGGAGATGGTGTTCAAGGTCATGGAATCGCCGTTTGCCGAACCATACGGCCCTTCCACGCAGCCCGTGTGCCACCTGCTGCTCGGAACGTTCCAGGGAATCGCCATGACGATCTTCGAATCGGAAGCGACGGGAATGGAAGTGCAGTGTCTGGCAAAAGGGGACAGCTGCTGCCGGTTCGTTGTCAGCGCGTGA